The Paraburkholderia sprentiae WSM5005 genomic interval GGCTTGCGATTACATCAAAATATATACCGACCAGTACGTACATGTAAATAGCTTTGTCCGACTGCGGGCCCGTGCTCGTGGCGGCGCGTGCGAGGCGCCCCCTTGTCATGCCACGCCGTTACTTCGCGGCGGCCTGGCGCCGCGCGCGTGCCCGCAAATAGGCATTGTTCAGAATCAGCGCGGCGCCCGACATGCAGGCGCCTGCGATCTGCACATTGGTCGGGATCACGCCCTCCAGCGACGACACGATGAAGGTCGTGATCGGCACAACGTCCATGAAAAGCACGCCGTTGAGCGGCGTGAGGATCTTGTTGCCAAGGTTCCAGCACAGGATCCCGCCGAAGCCAGCGACAAGCCCCATGTAGAGCAAGTGTGGGCCGATAGCGCTCAGCGCGGACAGGTGGGGCACAGGGATCGCGTGGGCCGCGAACAGCAAAAGGTTGACTACCACGATTGTGCTGAGGCCGAGCCAGGTCGTCACCGTGGTGTACTTGAAGGCCGACCAGGTTGGGAAATACATTGCGCTAAACGTGTAGACCACCCAGCACGCCGCGCCGAGCACGATCAGCGCGTTGGCCGCGTAGTTCTGCGGTTCGTTCAGCAGGCCGAAGATGTCGCCCTTTGTGACGACGAGCGCTACTCCGCAGAACGACATCACGATGAAGAGGAACGAAAAGAGTGGCGGGCGGATCCTGCGCACCGCGGAGTTTAGCAGCAGGCCGATCATCGGCTGGGTGGCCATCATGATCGACGCAGTCAGCGCGCCGTCGCGGCCGGCGAGTTGCTGCCCGAGGAACACGAAAAAGCCGAAGCCGGCGAAGCCGATCGAGCCAAGGAACCAGGCAAAGCCGACCCGCTCACCCTTCAGACGCAGTGTACCGAAGCCCTCGCGCGCCACCAGCAGGATCAGGAAGGCGGTGCCGGCTATCAGGTAGCGCAGCGATGTGAACGTGAACGGATCGATGTGCAGTAAGGCGTCCGTCATCACCGGAAACATGATGCCGAAGGAGAGTGTGGCGGCGAGGCAGAACAGCACGCCACTCGTGTAAGAACCCCAGGCAGAGGCCTGGGACGGGGTGGCGGCGACGGCTGGCGACGGGTTGGTGGTGGACACGGCGAACTCCTGGCGCAATTGGAAAGGTTGGCTGGCCGCAGCCAGCCGGTTAGAGCGGGATGCTTACTCGGAATGGGCAGTGGCCTCGGCACGCTCGAGCCCGTAGCGCGCGAAGATTTCATCGGTATGCTGGCCGAGCGACGGCGGGTCGAGCACCGGACGCGACGAAGCGACGTCACGCCGCGGC includes:
- a CDS encoding DMT family transporter, with translation MFPVMTDALLHIDPFTFTSLRYLIAGTAFLILLVAREGFGTLRLKGERVGFAWFLGSIGFAGFGFFVFLGQQLAGRDGALTASIMMATQPMIGLLLNSAVRRIRPPLFSFLFIVMSFCGVALVVTKGDIFGLLNEPQNYAANALIVLGAACWVVYTFSAMYFPTWSAFKYTTVTTWLGLSTIVVVNLLLFAAHAIPVPHLSALSAIGPHLLYMGLVAGFGGILCWNLGNKILTPLNGVLFMDVVPITTFIVSSLEGVIPTNVQIAGACMSGAALILNNAYLRARARRQAAAK